One genomic region from Trueperaceae bacterium encodes:
- the glgP gene encoding alpha-glucan family phosphorylase translates to MNILGRLTLLPRLPEPLARLEELAHDLYWSWRSDARRVFRRLDVGLWEACGHNPVAMLRDIAQERLDAAALDPDFLAEYTAVMARYDAYLASKSWFDSTVAVGAGNDHLYAYLCAEYGWSEAIALYSGGLGVLAGDHTKAASDLGVPLVAVGLYYPEGYFHQRVGPDGRQEAVYQRSSPAALPFRPALDALGRRAAITVEIFGRQVLVQAWEVRVGKVRVLLLDVDVDGNDPADRKLLYRLYGGDQRTRVAQEMILGIGGVRMLRALDVRPTAWHMNEGHSAFSVLERCRELVAGGLPFPAARASVAAATVFTVHTPIAAGNDAFGFDLVDQGFGRFFEGLGLTQAQFNDLGGADLGWGPVFSMPALAIRFSSGRNGVAALHGDTSRHIWSRLWEGVPVAEVPIGHVTNGVHIATWTSPEIIDLIGDVVGPDWRERTDDPEAWRAFEAVPAATLWQVRRQMKARSVRFLRRRLLSQLSRHEASPTTLHDTNTLFDPDALTIGFARRFASYKRATLIFSDLDRLAAIMTSVERPVQLVFAGKAHPADVEGQQLIARIHNLSHDQRFQGRVLFVEDYDMAIGRALTRGVDVWLNNPRRPLEASGTSGMKAAMNGVLNLSILDGWWPEGFDGTNGWAIGTGRTYQDDARSDAADADALYDLLEREVVPLYYQRDAQGVPDAWMRRSAKAIATISPRFNAQRMVREYVESYYVPASERGAELSAHGHRKAIELAEWTRHVRELWPQVRFTAGPLAEAPLRIGDEVQLGAELHLGGLAADDVVVEIVYSREGDALEERLELVRMEARGDRAPDGTQAYSARFRPKLSGRLVYGARVVATNPLLSSPFDAHAIKWA, encoded by the coding sequence ATGAACATCCTCGGTCGACTGACACTCCTTCCCAGACTGCCCGAACCGCTCGCGCGCCTCGAAGAGCTCGCGCACGACCTCTACTGGAGCTGGCGCTCCGACGCCAGGCGCGTCTTCCGCCGCCTTGACGTCGGCCTCTGGGAGGCATGCGGGCACAACCCCGTCGCCATGCTCCGCGACATCGCCCAGGAGCGCCTCGACGCCGCCGCCCTAGACCCGGACTTCCTGGCCGAGTACACGGCGGTCATGGCGCGCTACGACGCCTACCTCGCGAGCAAGAGCTGGTTCGACTCCACCGTTGCCGTCGGAGCCGGCAACGACCACCTCTACGCCTACCTCTGCGCCGAGTACGGTTGGAGCGAGGCGATCGCGCTCTACTCCGGCGGCCTCGGCGTGCTGGCCGGCGACCACACGAAGGCGGCCTCCGACCTGGGCGTGCCGTTGGTGGCGGTCGGCCTCTACTACCCGGAAGGTTACTTCCATCAGCGGGTCGGCCCTGACGGGCGGCAAGAAGCCGTCTACCAGCGCTCGAGCCCAGCCGCCCTCCCGTTCCGACCCGCGCTCGACGCGCTCGGACGGCGCGCCGCGATAACCGTCGAGATCTTCGGACGTCAAGTGCTCGTGCAGGCGTGGGAGGTGCGCGTCGGCAAGGTCCGCGTGCTCCTACTCGACGTGGACGTCGACGGCAACGACCCCGCCGACCGCAAGCTCCTCTACCGCCTGTACGGCGGCGACCAGCGGACCCGCGTGGCCCAGGAGATGATCCTCGGCATCGGCGGGGTGCGCATGCTGAGGGCGCTCGACGTGCGGCCGACCGCCTGGCACATGAACGAGGGGCACTCGGCGTTCTCCGTCCTGGAGCGGTGCCGCGAGCTCGTCGCGGGCGGCCTGCCGTTCCCGGCGGCACGCGCGAGCGTGGCGGCGGCGACCGTGTTCACCGTCCACACCCCCATCGCCGCCGGCAACGACGCCTTCGGCTTCGACCTCGTCGATCAGGGCTTCGGGCGGTTCTTCGAGGGCCTGGGGCTGACTCAGGCCCAGTTCAACGACCTGGGCGGCGCCGACCTCGGCTGGGGACCGGTCTTCAGCATGCCGGCCCTCGCCATCCGCTTCTCGTCCGGGCGCAACGGCGTCGCGGCCCTGCACGGCGACACGAGCAGGCACATCTGGTCGCGGCTCTGGGAAGGCGTACCGGTGGCCGAGGTCCCCATCGGACACGTGACGAACGGCGTGCACATCGCTACCTGGACGTCCCCGGAGATCATCGACCTGATAGGCGACGTCGTCGGGCCCGACTGGCGCGAGCGCACGGACGACCCGGAAGCCTGGCGCGCCTTCGAGGCGGTGCCGGCCGCGACGCTCTGGCAGGTGAGGCGCCAGATGAAGGCGCGCAGCGTGCGCTTCCTACGCAGGCGCCTCCTCAGCCAACTGAGCCGCCACGAGGCGAGCCCGACGACGCTCCACGACACGAACACGCTCTTCGACCCGGACGCGCTGACGATCGGCTTCGCCCGCCGCTTCGCCAGCTACAAGCGCGCTACGTTGATCTTCTCCGACCTCGACCGCCTCGCGGCCATCATGACGAGCGTCGAGCGCCCCGTGCAGCTCGTGTTCGCCGGCAAGGCCCACCCGGCGGACGTCGAGGGCCAGCAGCTCATCGCGCGCATCCACAACCTCTCTCACGACCAGCGCTTCCAGGGCAGGGTCCTCTTCGTCGAGGACTACGACATGGCGATCGGGCGCGCGCTGACGCGGGGCGTCGACGTGTGGCTCAACAACCCCCGCCGTCCGCTCGAGGCGTCGGGCACGAGCGGCATGAAGGCCGCCATGAACGGCGTGCTGAACCTCTCCATCCTCGACGGCTGGTGGCCGGAAGGGTTCGACGGCACCAACGGCTGGGCCATCGGCACCGGCCGGACCTACCAGGACGACGCACGCTCCGACGCCGCCGACGCCGACGCGCTCTACGACCTCCTCGAGCGCGAGGTCGTCCCGCTCTACTACCAGCGCGACGCCCAAGGCGTCCCTGACGCCTGGATGCGGCGGTCGGCCAAGGCGATCGCGACGATCTCGCCGCGCTTCAACGCCCAGCGCATGGTCCGCGAGTACGTCGAGAGCTATTACGTCCCCGCGAGCGAACGCGGCGCCGAGCTGAGCGCCCACGGTCATCGCAAGGCCATCGAGCTGGCCGAGTGGACCAGGCATGTGCGCGAGCTGTGGCCGCAGGTGCGGTTCACCGCCGGTCCGCTCGCCGAGGCGCCGCTCCGGATCGGCGACGAGGTGCAGCTCGGCGCGGAGCTGCACCTGGGCGGCCTCGCCGCCGACGACGTGGTAGTGGAGATCGTCTACAGCCGCGAAGGCGACGCTCTCGAGGAGCGGCTGGAGCTCGTCCGGATGGAGGCGCGGGGCGACCGCGCGCCGGACGGCACCCAGGCGTACTCGGCGCGCTTCAGGCCGAAGCTCTCCGGGAGGCTCGTCTACGGCGCGCGCGTCGTGGCCACCAACCCGCTGCTCAGCTCGCCCTTCGACGCCCACGCCATCAAGTGGGCCTGA
- the pgl gene encoding 6-phosphogluconolactonase — MTAELLHTRDVTAAALPLVVDGLRRAVALRGRASLVLAGGSTPLPLYRRLAAVDLPWERVHFVWGDERRVPVTDANSNARSALEALVDRVGVPEENVHLWPLLPSGEAAAAAYQGALEAALGPEPVFDVTLLGLGDDGHTASLFPRTGAALAGSFALATTAPSGAAVAERLSLGARTLSRSRLVVFLVQGAGKAAAVAATFGAGAPDVGEGPPWSPEAALEVDAHPAMAVTALERLVVVTDVDLA, encoded by the coding sequence ATGACCGCGGAGCTGCTGCATACGCGAGACGTGACGGCGGCGGCCTTGCCGCTCGTCGTGGACGGCCTGCGACGGGCCGTCGCGCTGCGGGGGCGCGCCAGCCTGGTCCTCGCCGGCGGCTCCACGCCCCTACCCCTCTACCGCCGGCTCGCGGCGGTAGACCTGCCCTGGGAGCGCGTCCACTTCGTGTGGGGCGACGAGCGGCGCGTGCCCGTCACCGACGCGAACAGCAACGCCCGCTCCGCGCTCGAGGCGCTCGTCGACCGCGTGGGCGTGCCGGAGGAGAACGTCCACCTCTGGCCCCTGCTGCCGAGCGGCGAAGCGGCGGCGGCCGCCTACCAGGGGGCGCTGGAGGCGGCCCTCGGCCCAGAGCCCGTGTTCGACGTCACCCTCCTGGGCCTGGGCGACGACGGCCACACCGCGAGCCTCTTCCCTCGCACGGGCGCCGCCCTCGCGGGGAGCTTCGCGTTAGCCACCACGGCCCCGAGCGGCGCGGCGGTCGCGGAGCGCCTCAGCCTGGGGGCCAGGACGCTGAGCCGGAGCCGGTTGGTGGTCTTCCTCGTGCAAGGAGCCGGCAAGGCCGCCGCCGTGGCGGCGACGTTCGGAGCCGGCGCGCCCGACGTCGGGGAAGGCCCGCCCTGGTCGCCCGAAGCGGCGCTCGAGGTCGACGCCCACCCCGCCATGGCCGTGACGGCGTTGGAGCGGCTCGTGGTCGTCACGGACGTAGACCTCGCCTAG
- a CDS encoding HDIG domain-containing protein, which produces MEPTREEALRLMEEWTPSESLRKHMLAVEAAVSAYADKYGEPSEPWAIAALLHDFDYERYPDVGVDGHPFVGVRELEARGYPRLILDAILGHAADVTGVKRETLLAKVLFACDELTGLITAAVLVRPDKDIAGLGLASLKKKLKDKAFARGVNRDDVRQGAEELGTELDEHMQFVLGAMQARAAELGLDGSLAG; this is translated from the coding sequence ATGGAACCGACACGTGAAGAGGCCCTCCGCCTCATGGAGGAGTGGACGCCGTCCGAGAGCCTGCGCAAGCACATGCTCGCCGTCGAGGCGGCCGTCAGCGCTTACGCGGACAAGTACGGCGAGCCGAGCGAGCCGTGGGCCATCGCCGCCTTGCTGCACGACTTCGACTACGAGCGCTACCCGGACGTGGGGGTCGACGGGCATCCGTTCGTGGGCGTCAGGGAGCTCGAGGCGAGGGGCTACCCCCGCCTGATCCTCGACGCCATCCTAGGGCACGCGGCCGACGTCACGGGCGTCAAGCGCGAGACGTTGCTCGCGAAGGTCCTCTTCGCGTGCGACGAGCTCACCGGCCTGATAACCGCGGCCGTGCTCGTGAGGCCGGACAAGGACATCGCCGGTCTCGGCCTCGCCAGCCTGAAGAAGAAGCTCAAGGACAAGGCGTTCGCCAGGGGCGTCAACCGCGACGACGTCCGCCAAGGCGCCGAGGAGCTCGGGACCGAGCTCGACGAGCACATGCAGTTCGTGCTCGGCGCCATGCAGGCGCGGGCGGCAGAGCTCGGGCTGGACGGCTCCCTGGCCGGCTGA
- the lepB gene encoding signal peptidase I yields MKGRYLLASSPTLISRSTWAQEARLKGRYLLAVALGLLLGFGLTQWGATVMRVHGVSMEPTLGDGEVVLVVREPLARLLEGLGALPEATRAGTVVVVPDPGSGRDAAPAPAGGPLLVKRVVAAGGQVVALVDGRVEVDGEPLAEPWLVGSGGGHASHPGVGVPVGSVFLLGDNRLPLASRDSRQFGPVRLTALRGRVVAHVRSPFQPEGWRWPLTAVR; encoded by the coding sequence TTGAAGGGCCGCTACCTGCTCGCGTCATCACCGACGTTGATCTCGCGTTCGACCTGGGCGCAAGAAGCGCGCTTGAAGGGCCGCTACCTGCTCGCGGTCGCGCTCGGGCTGCTCCTGGGCTTCGGGCTCACTCAGTGGGGCGCAACGGTGATGCGAGTTCACGGCGTCAGCATGGAGCCGACGCTCGGTGACGGCGAGGTCGTGCTCGTCGTGCGAGAGCCGTTGGCGCGCCTGTTGGAGGGCCTCGGCGCCCTGCCGGAAGCGACGAGGGCCGGCACCGTCGTGGTCGTGCCCGACCCGGGGAGCGGTCGCGATGCCGCTCCCGCGCCCGCCGGCGGACCCCTGCTCGTCAAGCGCGTGGTGGCTGCCGGCGGCCAAGTCGTGGCCCTGGTCGACGGACGCGTCGAGGTGGACGGCGAGCCGCTCGCCGAGCCCTGGCTGGTCGGTTCCGGCGGAGGGCACGCCTCCCACCCGGGCGTAGGCGTGCCGGTCGGGTCGGTCTTCCTCCTCGGTGACAACCGGCTGCCCCTCGCCAGCCGCGACTCACGCCAGTTCGGGCCCGTGAGGCTCACCGCCCTGCGAGGGCGCGTCGTCGCCCACGTCCGGTCGCCGTTCCAACCCGAGGGGTGGCGCTGGCCGCTGACCGCCGTCCGCTGA
- a CDS encoding patatin-like phospholipase family protein, translating to MERAGRHICVGLVLSGGGARGFAHIGVLRVLERAGAKFDVVAGTSMGAILGALYASGASAEDLYELATVTDWTDVVDLSLKTGLMKGDRLAGFLAERLPATFEELKLPLAVVATDIESGEEVVMTEGDLVSAVRASASFPGAFEPVHIAGRTLADGGIINNLPINAAGWLGANRVIASDVTPPRQSVYTTIEEEGSWWERMVATVKLERRNPMAQMLFRASDIQQSILVDINATIHPADLRIRIPMPQHRIESFTSFEEIVWEGERAAELALAAAGGWQGVRAEIGQGQAVEPPALDAPPEAVESSVASVAKTTLARVIGRGGKKRA from the coding sequence ATGGAGCGTGCTGGACGTCATATCTGTGTTGGGCTCGTTCTGTCTGGCGGTGGCGCGCGCGGCTTCGCGCACATCGGGGTGCTGCGGGTCCTGGAGCGCGCGGGCGCGAAGTTCGACGTGGTGGCCGGCACGTCGATGGGGGCGATCCTCGGGGCGCTCTACGCCAGCGGCGCCTCCGCCGAGGACCTCTACGAGCTGGCCACGGTCACGGACTGGACCGACGTCGTCGACCTGTCCCTCAAGACCGGCCTGATGAAAGGCGATCGCCTGGCAGGCTTCCTCGCCGAACGCCTGCCCGCCACCTTCGAGGAGCTGAAGCTGCCGCTGGCGGTGGTGGCGACGGACATCGAGTCAGGCGAGGAGGTCGTGATGACGGAGGGCGACCTGGTGAGCGCCGTGCGCGCTTCCGCCTCCTTCCCGGGCGCGTTCGAGCCGGTGCACATCGCCGGCCGCACGCTCGCCGACGGCGGCATCATCAACAACCTGCCCATCAACGCCGCAGGTTGGCTCGGCGCCAACCGCGTCATCGCGTCCGACGTGACGCCGCCGAGGCAGTCCGTGTACACGACCATCGAGGAGGAGGGGAGCTGGTGGGAGCGGATGGTGGCCACCGTCAAGCTGGAGCGGCGCAACCCCATGGCCCAGATGCTCTTCCGCGCCTCGGACATCCAGCAGTCGATCCTGGTCGACATCAACGCCACGATCCACCCGGCCGACCTGCGCATCCGCATCCCCATGCCGCAACACCGCATCGAGTCGTTCACGAGCTTCGAGGAGATCGTGTGGGAGGGCGAGCGAGCCGCCGAGCTGGCGCTCGCGGCCGCCGGCGGCTGGCAAGGCGTGCGCGCCGAGATCGGCCAGGGCCAGGCGGTCGAGCCCCCGGCCCTCGACGCGCCTCCCGAAGCGGTCGAGTCGAGCGTGGCGTCCGTAGCCAAGACCACGTTGGCCAGGGTGATCGGTAGGGGCGGCAAGAAGCGCGCTTGA
- a CDS encoding trypsin-like peptidase domain-containing protein — translation MPRNRSLSVLGTLLLLLALAAVWLPGKPAVAQTSPAQETSALLQDEQNTVDIVTQWGPSVVAINVEVRGSRVVQDPLQGLPQQFRQLFPQQLFPQQPQVQQSSGSGFVVGENEIVTNYHVVENALTSNGVEKVEGATIKVVFPDVDDEYDAEVVGADPDYDLALLRLVDGGKMPAAARPLELADSTTVRVGQKVIAIGNPFGLQSSVSQGIVSAIGRELPSIGQIEIPMVQTDAAINPGNSGGPLLDSAGRLVGVNTMIVPGMTSSGSAGNIGIGFAVPSELLIEALPLMREGGLVGVYAQNLDIVNRPRIGIEVGAVTAIPAEARKVLRLPDHGLMVINVADGGPAEAAGIEGPAFQATIGNSSYPAGGDVILSANGTRIEQPSDLQKLLIGAKAGDEMTLEVWRNGETRTVAVTLQVVAQPQQESSGN, via the coding sequence GTGCCCAGAAACCGTTCGCTCAGCGTCCTCGGTACCCTGCTCCTGCTGCTGGCTTTGGCCGCCGTCTGGCTGCCAGGCAAGCCCGCCGTCGCCCAGACGAGCCCGGCGCAGGAGACCTCGGCGCTCCTTCAGGACGAACAGAACACCGTCGACATCGTCACGCAGTGGGGGCCGAGCGTCGTCGCCATCAACGTCGAGGTGCGCGGCAGCCGCGTCGTGCAAGACCCACTGCAGGGTCTCCCCCAGCAGTTCAGGCAGCTGTTCCCGCAGCAGCTCTTCCCCCAGCAGCCCCAGGTGCAGCAGAGCAGCGGCTCCGGCTTCGTGGTGGGCGAGAACGAGATCGTGACGAACTATCACGTCGTCGAGAACGCCCTCACGAGTAACGGCGTCGAGAAGGTGGAAGGCGCGACCATCAAGGTCGTCTTCCCCGACGTCGACGACGAGTACGACGCCGAGGTCGTCGGCGCCGACCCCGATTACGACCTCGCTCTCCTCAGGCTCGTCGACGGCGGCAAGATGCCCGCGGCCGCCAGGCCCCTCGAGCTCGCCGACAGCACCACCGTGCGTGTGGGTCAGAAGGTCATCGCCATCGGCAACCCCTTCGGCCTGCAGTCGAGCGTGTCCCAGGGGATCGTCTCCGCCATCGGCCGCGAGCTGCCCTCCATCGGCCAGATCGAGATCCCGATGGTGCAGACGGACGCCGCGATCAACCCGGGCAACTCGGGCGGTCCGCTGCTCGACTCCGCCGGCCGGCTCGTCGGCGTGAACACGATGATCGTGCCGGGCATGACGAGTAGCGGCAGCGCCGGCAACATCGGCATCGGCTTCGCCGTGCCGAGCGAGCTGCTGATCGAGGCGCTCCCGCTCATGCGCGAAGGCGGCCTCGTCGGCGTGTACGCTCAGAACCTCGACATCGTCAACCGCCCGCGCATAGGCATCGAGGTGGGCGCCGTGACCGCCATCCCGGCCGAGGCCCGTAAGGTCCTGCGGCTGCCCGATCATGGCCTCATGGTCATCAACGTGGCCGATGGCGGGCCCGCCGAGGCCGCTGGTATCGAGGGACCCGCCTTCCAGGCGACCATCGGCAACAGCAGCTACCCGGCGGGCGGCGACGTGATCCTCTCCGCCAACGGCACGCGCATCGAGCAGCCCTCCGACCTGCAGAAGCTGCTCATCGGCGCCAAGGCCGGCGACGAGATGACGCTCGAGGTCTGGCGGAACGGCGAGACCCGCACGGTCGCCGTGACCCTGCAGGTCGTGGCCCAGCCCCAGCAGGAGAGCAGCGGCAACTGA
- a CDS encoding DUF368 domain-containing protein → MSEPSATTERHGLGFGDGSHAPKSFAEAALLYCKGLLMGSCDLIPGVSGGTIALIVGVYGGLLESIGALTKGDFLRPLLRGRFKEAFAAMHGGFLFLLAAGIGTAIVLLSRVVAYLLERHPGYLMAFFTGLVAASVIIIGRNVRRWNVPVALLLVLGTALGFVIVGLTPVETPSGPAFLFLSGFLAICATVLPGISGAFILVLLEKYELALTALANLDLAVIVPIALGAAVGLLSFARFLTYLLGRFHDATLALLTGFMLGSLRKVWPYADGAGAATWPWATGDAGAALLMSALVAAGLVIVIGVDRLARAASVSRTSFSSTRRFTPRR, encoded by the coding sequence GTGTCCGAGCCGAGCGCAACCACCGAGCGTCATGGCCTTGGCTTCGGGGACGGTAGCCACGCCCCGAAGAGCTTCGCGGAAGCGGCCCTCCTGTACTGCAAGGGCCTGTTGATGGGGAGCTGCGACCTCATCCCCGGCGTGAGCGGCGGCACCATCGCCCTGATCGTAGGCGTGTACGGCGGTCTGCTCGAGAGCATCGGCGCCCTGACCAAAGGCGACTTCCTGCGCCCCCTCCTGCGCGGCCGCTTCAAGGAGGCGTTCGCGGCCATGCACGGCGGCTTCCTGTTCCTCCTCGCGGCGGGCATCGGCACGGCCATCGTCCTACTCTCGAGGGTGGTCGCCTACCTGCTCGAGCGCCACCCCGGCTACCTGATGGCCTTCTTCACCGGCCTCGTCGCCGCGTCGGTCATCATCATCGGGCGCAACGTGCGCCGGTGGAACGTGCCGGTCGCCCTCCTGCTCGTGCTTGGCACGGCACTGGGGTTCGTGATCGTCGGCCTGACGCCGGTCGAGACCCCCTCGGGACCCGCCTTCCTCTTCCTCTCTGGCTTCCTCGCCATCTGCGCCACGGTGCTGCCCGGCATCTCGGGCGCCTTCATCCTCGTACTGCTCGAGAAGTACGAGCTGGCGCTCACGGCCTTGGCCAACCTCGACCTCGCCGTCATCGTCCCGATCGCGCTCGGAGCCGCCGTGGGCCTCCTCTCCTTCGCCCGCTTCCTCACCTACCTCCTGGGGCGCTTCCACGACGCCACCCTCGCCCTCCTCACCGGCTTCATGCTCGGGAGCCTGCGCAAGGTGTGGCCGTACGCCGACGGCGCCGGGGCGGCGACCTGGCCGTGGGCGACCGGCGACGCCGGGGCGGCCCTCCTCATGAGCGCGCTCGTAGCCGCGGGGCTGGTCATCGTCATCGGCGTCGACAGGCTGGCGAGAGCCGCCTCGGTTTCACGAACCTCATTCTCATCTACGCGTCGCTTCACCCCGCGGCGTTAG
- a CDS encoding DUF3248 domain-containing protein, whose translation MSDSQVLARLAETLEGLGLEKGSLEDLASNLLWRIGRLADDGPVTVRVGLASSADSFQDLQRLRGATDAEVEAAALDGTLRVEWVGQRLKGER comes from the coding sequence ATGAGCGATTCACAAGTGTTGGCACGGTTGGCAGAGACGCTGGAGGGGCTGGGCCTGGAGAAGGGGAGTCTCGAGGACCTGGCGTCCAACCTCCTCTGGCGCATCGGCAGGTTGGCGGACGACGGCCCCGTGACGGTGCGCGTCGGCCTGGCATCGAGCGCCGACTCCTTCCAGGACCTGCAACGCCTGCGCGGCGCTACCGACGCCGAGGTCGAGGCGGCCGCGCTGGACGGCACGCTCAGGGTCGAGTGGGTCGGCCAGCGCTTGAAGGGCGAGAGGTGA